A region of uncultured Tolumonas sp. DNA encodes the following proteins:
- a CDS encoding galactitol-specific PTS transporter subunit IIC translates to MFTEVMKYILDLGPTVMLPIVILIFSTLLGMKVGDAFKAGLHIGIGFVGIGLVIGLMLDSIGPAAKAMTEVFHINLNVVDVGWPGSSPMTWASQTALISIPIAIAVNIFMLVTRMTRVVNVDIWNIWHMTFTGALLHIATGNYWIGIAGVVIHAAFVYKLGDWFSKDTKNFFDLDGIAIPHGSSAYLGPIAVLVDTIIEKIPGLNKIHFSADDIQKKFGPFGEPVTVGFVMGLVIGLLAGYDPKAIAQLAVKTAAVMLLMPRVIKPIMDGLNPIAKHARSRLQAKFGGEGFLIGLDPALLLGHTSVVSASLLFIPLTILVAILVPGNQVLPFGDLATVGFFVAMAVAVHNGNLFRTIISGIIIMSITLWIATQTIGFHTILAQNAGTLKAGGQVASMDQGGSPITYLLIELMTFKNVMGLIVVGSIYSLGVLLTYLRAKKYEKEQISAAASVA, encoded by the coding sequence ATGTTTACAGAAGTAATGAAATATATTTTGGATCTCGGTCCAACTGTAATGCTGCCTATCGTGATCCTGATTTTCTCGACCCTGCTGGGCATGAAAGTCGGCGATGCATTTAAAGCCGGTCTGCATATCGGGATCGGTTTCGTCGGGATCGGTTTGGTGATCGGGCTGATGCTTGATTCCATCGGCCCTGCAGCAAAAGCAATGACCGAAGTGTTTCACATCAACCTGAATGTGGTGGATGTCGGCTGGCCGGGTTCATCTCCAATGACTTGGGCTTCTCAGACGGCGTTGATTTCCATTCCGATTGCGATTGCTGTGAACATCTTCATGTTGGTAACACGCATGACCCGTGTTGTGAATGTCGATATCTGGAATATCTGGCACATGACCTTCACTGGCGCACTGCTGCATATCGCAACCGGTAACTACTGGATTGGTATTGCTGGTGTCGTTATCCATGCGGCATTTGTTTACAAACTGGGCGATTGGTTCTCTAAAGACACCAAGAATTTCTTCGATTTGGATGGTATTGCCATCCCGCACGGTTCATCAGCTTACTTGGGCCCGATTGCTGTGCTGGTTGACACCATCATCGAAAAAATTCCAGGTCTGAACAAAATCCACTTCAGTGCGGATGATATTCAGAAGAAATTTGGTCCGTTCGGTGAACCCGTAACTGTCGGTTTTGTCATGGGGTTAGTGATTGGTCTGTTAGCTGGTTATGATCCAAAAGCGATTGCACAGTTAGCAGTGAAAACAGCAGCAGTCATGTTGTTGATGCCACGTGTTATCAAGCCAATCATGGATGGTCTGAACCCAATTGCTAAACATGCTCGTTCTCGTTTACAGGCTAAATTTGGCGGTGAAGGCTTCTTGATTGGTCTGGACCCTGCACTGTTACTGGGTCACACCTCAGTGGTCTCAGCCAGTCTGTTGTTCATCCCGTTGACTATCCTTGTTGCCATCTTAGTTCCTGGCAATCAGGTGCTGCCATTCGGTGACTTGGCTACTGTTGGGTTCTTCGTCGCCATGGCGGTCGCGGTACATAATGGCAACCTGTTCAGAACCATTATTTCCGGCATCATCATCATGTCGATCACCTTGTGGATCGCCACACAAACCATCGGTTTCCATACCATTCTTGCTCAGAATGCAGGAACACTGAAAGCGGGTGGTCAGGTTGCCTCCATGGACCAAGGCGGCTCACCAATCACTTATCTGTTAATTGAATTAATGACCTTCAAAAACGTGATGGGTTTGATTGTGGTTGGCTCCATCTATTCGCTGGGTGTGTTGCTGACTTACCTGCGCGCTAAAAAATACGAAAAAGAACAAATTTCCGCTGCTGCTTCTGTTGCGTGA
- the gatA gene encoding PTS galactitol transporter subunit IIA: MKDMKLFVRDNIFFEDHFEVLKHIGAAMLNVGVVKNTYPQALLDREKDYPTGIALEGYSIAIPHCSADNAISPAIYLIRPNAPVPFDQADDTGKVNAQLIIALIVTDPKDQLVLLKSLFTNIQNPDFFYALLNAEDEETLVSTFKNRIFNQEGVCHEA; the protein is encoded by the coding sequence ATGAAAGATATGAAATTATTCGTTCGCGACAATATCTTCTTTGAAGATCACTTTGAAGTATTGAAACATATTGGTGCCGCCATGTTGAATGTCGGCGTTGTGAAAAACACCTATCCTCAAGCGTTATTGGATAGAGAAAAGGATTATCCAACTGGCATAGCGTTAGAGGGTTATAGCATCGCTATTCCTCATTGCTCTGCGGATAATGCAATCAGTCCTGCTATTTATCTGATCAGACCAAATGCCCCAGTGCCATTTGATCAAGCTGATGATACAGGAAAAGTAAATGCACAATTAATTATTGCATTAATTGTGACTGATCCAAAAGACCAATTGGTCTTATTGAAAAGTCTGTTTACCAATATACAAAACCCCGATTTCTTCTATGCATTATTAAATGCTGAAGATGAAGAGACTCTGGTTTCCACATTTAAAAATAGAATATTCAACCAGGAAGGAGTTTGCCATGAAGCGTAA
- a CDS encoding SDR family oxidoreductase has product MHPAIRKDAVAVITGAAVGIGYAIAERMAQEKMKLVLSDKNAPALMEAIHRLRSKFPGSTIHPVMGDITSEAVREQLHQVAVSTGEIAILINNAAIIAGAGPSGNTTQWRSLMEINFWALLMLQERFIKTLGHQQSHSAIVNVGSKEGITTPPGNAAYAVSKAAVRVLTEQLAHELREEFADKISAHLLIPGYTFTPMNFPGTSIDSIKPKAPWRAEQVAERMVTGMNTGEFYIFCEDNEVTRELDQRRMQWSVDDLIHNRPALSRWHPDWKQHFAEFSKGV; this is encoded by the coding sequence ATGCATCCAGCCATCAGAAAAGACGCTGTCGCCGTGATCACAGGAGCTGCGGTCGGCATTGGTTACGCCATTGCCGAACGCATGGCACAAGAAAAGATGAAACTGGTGTTATCCGATAAAAATGCACCCGCATTAATGGAAGCTATTCATCGTTTGCGTTCAAAATTTCCAGGCTCAACCATTCATCCGGTCATGGGCGATATCACATCGGAAGCGGTACGCGAGCAACTACATCAAGTGGCCGTGTCAACGGGTGAAATTGCTATTCTGATTAACAATGCGGCCATTATTGCTGGCGCCGGGCCTTCAGGAAACACCACACAATGGCGTTCCCTCATGGAAATAAACTTCTGGGCGCTTTTAATGCTGCAAGAGCGGTTTATCAAGACATTAGGCCATCAACAAAGCCACAGCGCGATTGTAAATGTTGGCTCGAAAGAAGGGATCACCACACCGCCAGGTAATGCCGCTTACGCGGTATCAAAAGCAGCGGTGCGCGTACTGACGGAACAACTGGCACATGAGTTACGAGAAGAATTTGCTGACAAGATCAGTGCTCATCTATTGATTCCTGGTTACACATTCACACCAATGAATTTTCCAGGCACATCCATAGATTCGATAAAACCTAAAGCGCCTTGGCGTGCAGAGCAAGTTGCCGAACGCATGGTCACCGGTATGAATACCGGTGAGTTTTATATTTTCTGTGAAGACAATGAAGTGACAAGGGAGCTAGATCAGCGTCGCATGCAGTGGTCTGTTGATGATTTGATCCATAACCGCCCCGCACTATCGCGCTGGCATCCAGATTGGAAACAGCATTTTGCAGAATTCAGCAAGGGCGTTTAA
- a CDS encoding DeoR/GlpR family DNA-binding transcription regulator: MNANERRQRILEQLNEKGTVQVTELSEQFKISEVTIRTDLRILEEQGFLIRFHGGANLTSMLSFRPESKSEMTTETVLEERYSLAQSPKSRIAKQASTLVFPGASIILDSGSTTLLIAEELVKIGNITVITNSLPAADVLSANNDITLVLCGGTLRHKTRSLHGAIAESALTGVTADFLFVGADGIDPINGITTFNEGYAISGVMAKAAKKVIAVVDSTKYGRSGFNQVLTIDQIDCLITDDGIDDEGRIALQKAGLNVILV, encoded by the coding sequence ATGAATGCTAACGAACGCAGACAACGAATATTAGAACAACTTAATGAAAAAGGCACCGTTCAGGTGACGGAGCTGTCGGAGCAATTCAAAATCTCGGAAGTCACCATCCGCACCGACCTGCGCATTCTTGAAGAACAGGGTTTTTTGATCCGTTTTCATGGCGGAGCGAATCTCACCTCCATGCTCTCTTTCCGACCAGAATCAAAATCAGAAATGACCACGGAAACCGTGTTGGAAGAGCGTTATTCCCTCGCGCAAAGTCCGAAATCTCGAATTGCTAAACAAGCCAGCACGCTGGTGTTTCCCGGTGCATCTATTATTCTGGATAGTGGTAGCACAACGCTGCTTATCGCCGAAGAGCTGGTGAAAATTGGCAATATCACAGTGATCACAAACAGTCTGCCAGCTGCCGATGTCCTCTCGGCCAATAATGACATTACCTTAGTGTTATGTGGTGGCACATTGCGTCATAAAACCCGTTCGCTGCACGGTGCGATCGCCGAATCTGCGTTAACAGGGGTGACGGCGGATTTTCTGTTTGTCGGGGCTGATGGTATTGATCCGATTAATGGCATTACCACCTTCAATGAAGGTTATGCCATCAGTGGCGTGATGGCGAAAGCGGCTAAAAAGGTAATTGCAGTGGTCGATTCGACTAAATATGGTCGCAGCGGTTTTAATCAGGTGCTGACCATTGATCAAATTGATTGTCTGATCACCGATGATGGCATTGATGATGAAGGCCGGATCGCGCTGCAAAAAGCAGGGTTGAACGTCATCCTTGTCTAA
- a CDS encoding LysR family transcriptional regulator, with translation MAQLPVSKISRADLADLNSFLIVYRLCNFTQAAKELGVTTSALSHSIRNLESRLGVRLLNRTSRTVSPTEAGSHLAKRLAVGFSEIGEALAEVNRHRASPAGRLRLNALQDGARLVLAKCLPIYLKKYPDMSVEVAVEDKMVDIVAAGFDAGFRFGGTIPADLVAVKVSTPLKWVAVASPRYLYQKTAPMIPEDLIHHSCIQIRTGQGVIYRWDFEKDGDHRVIDVPGQVCVNDTNLVLDFARAGVGIGYCLEARAAQYLQTGELRQVLPDWAPTEPPMYLYYPGHRSVPSGLHELIDVIREELSRE, from the coding sequence ATGGCCCAACTTCCTGTTTCTAAAATTTCCCGCGCTGATTTAGCCGATCTGAATTCCTTCCTGATCGTTTACCGACTGTGTAATTTCACTCAGGCGGCAAAAGAGCTGGGAGTAACGACATCGGCATTGAGTCATTCCATCCGCAATCTGGAGTCACGCCTTGGGGTGCGCTTACTGAACCGCACCAGCAGAACGGTGTCGCCCACAGAAGCCGGCAGTCATCTTGCTAAACGGCTGGCTGTTGGGTTTTCAGAAATCGGTGAGGCATTAGCGGAGGTTAATCGGCATCGAGCAAGCCCTGCCGGGCGTTTACGCCTCAATGCGTTACAGGATGGTGCTCGGCTGGTTTTGGCGAAGTGTTTACCGATTTATCTGAAGAAATACCCCGACATGTCCGTCGAAGTGGCGGTAGAAGATAAAATGGTGGATATCGTGGCTGCCGGGTTTGATGCTGGTTTTCGTTTTGGTGGCACTATCCCTGCTGATTTAGTCGCGGTAAAAGTCAGCACACCATTGAAATGGGTAGCGGTTGCATCCCCTCGGTATTTATACCAAAAAACAGCACCGATGATCCCTGAAGATCTTATCCATCATAGTTGTATACAAATAAGAACGGGGCAGGGCGTTATCTATCGTTGGGATTTTGAAAAAGATGGCGATCATCGCGTCATTGATGTTCCCGGACAGGTGTGTGTGAATGATACCAACCTGGTACTCGATTTTGCTCGTGCTGGCGTTGGGATCGGCTATTGCCTCGAAGCTCGGGCGGCCCAGTATCTCCAGACGGGAGAGTTACGGCAGGTATTACCCGATTGGGCACCAACAGAACCGCCAATGTATCTGTACTATCCTGGGCATCGGAGCGTTCCATCCGGTTTACATGAGCTCATCGACGTTATCCGGGAAGAGCTTTCCCGCGAATAG
- a CDS encoding helix-turn-helix domain-containing protein, translating to MKSYHYRECGLDNVYLVNGFTVDEEDGEEYVSIDDIHGLHRLIAKQIVDKTTAMTGAEYRFFRIEMNLSQKTIGELFGVDSQTVARWEKGKNELPKMADVLIRAVYNEFIEKESKVRFLVDAINESEAQNVLNMEFEQNESGWHVAA from the coding sequence ATGAAAAGCTATCACTATAGGGAGTGCGGATTAGACAACGTGTACCTTGTTAATGGCTTTACAGTGGATGAGGAAGACGGTGAAGAATATGTGTCCATTGACGACATTCATGGATTACACCGTTTAATCGCCAAGCAAATCGTTGATAAAACAACGGCCATGACAGGTGCAGAATATCGCTTTTTTCGCATTGAAATGAATTTGTCGCAGAAGACGATAGGTGAGCTGTTTGGTGTCGATTCACAAACAGTAGCCCGATGGGAAAAAGGCAAAAATGAACTGCCTAAAATGGCAGATGTTTTGATACGCGCTGTATATAACGAGTTTATTGAGAAAGAAAGTAAAGTGCGCTTTCTCGTTGATGCGATCAATGAATCTGAAGCTCAAAACGTTCTTAACATGGAATTTGAGCAGAACGAGTCAGGATGGCATGTTGCTGCCTGA
- the gatZ gene encoding tagatose-bisphosphate aldolase subunit GatZ has protein sequence MKELIQSHKSGNDIGICSICSAHPLVIEAGLMFDLNTNRKVLLEATSNQVNQFGGYTGMKPADFRDFVFGIAEKVGFPKQRIILGGDHLGPNCWQNEPAQEAMEKSKILVAEYVKAGFTKIHLDASMSCADDPVPLDPLVVAERAAVLCLAAENAATEEQKQQLSYVVGTEVPVPGGEAHAINTVHVTTVNDAENTITSHYDSFKKHGLTEAIERIIAIVVQPGVEFDHSNIIHYKHDEALALSKFIEGTPLVYEAHSTDYQTPVAFKQLVDDHFAILKVGPALTFALREAIFGLSLIEKELVAAESQSQVMQVIDSVMQDEPGYWKKYYNPVHSKALIDIHFSLSDRIRYYWSHERINKAVEKLIENLNSKDIPLGMLSQYFPVQFQRVLEGELNLSAKNIILDKIQDVLRAYAFGCGGY, from the coding sequence ATGAAAGAATTAATTCAATCCCATAAATCAGGTAATGACATCGGGATCTGTTCCATCTGCTCAGCGCATCCCTTAGTTATCGAAGCCGGTTTGATGTTTGATCTGAACACTAATCGCAAAGTACTGCTCGAAGCGACATCAAATCAGGTAAACCAGTTTGGCGGTTACACTGGTATGAAGCCGGCAGATTTCCGAGATTTTGTTTTTGGGATTGCAGAGAAAGTTGGCTTTCCAAAACAACGCATCATTCTAGGTGGCGATCATTTAGGACCAAACTGCTGGCAAAACGAACCTGCTCAAGAGGCCATGGAAAAATCAAAAATTCTGGTGGCTGAATATGTGAAAGCAGGTTTCACTAAAATTCACCTTGATGCGTCCATGTCTTGTGCCGATGATCCGGTGCCTCTTGATCCGTTGGTCGTTGCTGAACGTGCCGCTGTGCTGTGTTTGGCGGCCGAAAATGCGGCCACAGAAGAACAAAAACAACAGCTGTCGTATGTCGTCGGAACAGAAGTTCCAGTACCAGGTGGGGAAGCGCATGCCATCAACACAGTGCATGTTACCACTGTGAATGATGCTGAAAACACCATCACCAGTCATTACGATTCATTCAAAAAACATGGCCTGACCGAAGCCATTGAACGCATCATTGCGATTGTTGTTCAGCCAGGTGTTGAGTTTGATCACTCCAATATCATTCACTACAAACATGATGAAGCGCTGGCGCTGTCAAAATTCATTGAAGGCACGCCACTGGTTTATGAAGCGCATTCAACCGACTACCAAACACCCGTTGCATTCAAACAGCTCGTTGACGACCATTTTGCCATTCTGAAAGTGGGCCCGGCACTGACATTTGCACTGCGCGAAGCCATTTTCGGTTTGTCACTGATTGAAAAAGAGCTGGTCGCGGCAGAGTCGCAGTCTCAAGTGATGCAGGTGATTGATTCAGTCATGCAAGATGAACCGGGTTACTGGAAAAAATACTACAACCCAGTGCACTCAAAAGCCCTGATCGACATTCACTTTAGTTTGTCAGACCGCATTCGTTATTACTGGTCACATGAACGTATTAATAAAGCGGTAGAAAAATTAATTGAAAACCTGAATTCAAAAGATATTCCACTTGGCATGTTAAGTCAGTATTTCCCTGTTCAGTTTCAACGCGTATTGGAAGGGGAATTAAATCTGTCAGCGAAAAATATCATCCTAGATAAAATTCAGGATGTATTACGTGCCTATGCGTTTGGCTGTGGTGGGTATTAA
- a CDS encoding PD-(D/E)XK nuclease family protein: MNQSMLKRTRSVMPSKLGVFTECPARYIFESEAYSIPYLPLHPRSLLGSEVHRIANILQKKGDMESASIIQQLEYNLITALTGTRWLGTLTAWVQEHYGVAGFVSRKTLHEQIRYAKSLTCFVSEPRKYSSEYIGKRKICIPTGREQLLTSALFNVSGRADLIYQKETGQIRIVEFKTGKVTDELNQPKENHLLQVAAYGVVVKELAPDINVELELVGPHDSWTGFLDSTLNDRVTKILVKLNEMLPLNIPFSPNEIAQPSGHCIRCSSRCSCPVYKEKMLPNQCNDNFFDYDISGKLLAIEGDNYLSDLKIELDNGLVAKVFRIPTQMIPTKAKAVGAFLFLYGLRILGEKKEGCFPRNFFVFDVHDPKRSAFQFLLQYEDD; this comes from the coding sequence ATGAATCAAAGTATGCTGAAACGCACTCGCTCAGTAATGCCCTCAAAACTGGGGGTATTTACTGAGTGCCCAGCAAGATATATTTTTGAAAGTGAGGCTTATTCTATTCCATATTTACCTTTGCATCCCCGATCCCTATTGGGAAGTGAGGTGCATCGAATAGCAAATATTTTACAGAAAAAAGGAGATATGGAGTCAGCCTCGATTATTCAACAATTAGAATATAATTTGATTACAGCTTTGACAGGTACTAGGTGGTTAGGAACATTAACCGCTTGGGTACAAGAACATTATGGTGTTGCTGGATTTGTATCGCGTAAAACACTTCATGAGCAAATACGATATGCTAAGTCGCTTACCTGTTTTGTTTCAGAGCCAAGGAAATATTCATCAGAATATATAGGAAAACGAAAAATTTGTATTCCTACAGGACGAGAGCAATTGCTGACTAGCGCACTATTCAATGTAAGTGGGCGTGCTGATCTTATTTATCAGAAAGAAACTGGACAGATACGGATTGTCGAATTTAAAACAGGTAAGGTGACTGATGAGCTGAATCAGCCGAAAGAAAATCATCTGCTACAGGTTGCTGCATATGGTGTGGTAGTAAAAGAATTGGCGCCAGATATCAATGTTGAACTGGAACTGGTTGGGCCTCATGATAGTTGGACTGGCTTCCTTGACTCAACCTTGAACGACCGAGTTACAAAAATTTTGGTCAAGCTTAATGAAATGCTACCACTTAATATTCCATTTTCTCCAAACGAAATTGCTCAACCTAGTGGACACTGTATTCGATGCTCTAGTCGGTGTTCATGTCCTGTTTACAAAGAGAAGATGTTACCAAATCAATGTAACGATAATTTCTTTGATTACGATATAAGCGGAAAATTATTGGCTATTGAAGGTGATAATTATTTGTCTGACTTAAAAATTGAGTTAGATAATGGATTGGTTGCGAAAGTATTTCGTATACCAACGCAGATGATTCCTACAAAAGCCAAAGCTGTTGGTGCTTTTCTTTTTCTTTATGGATTACGGATTTTGGGAGAAAAAAAAGAAGGATGCTTTCCTCGGAATTTTTTTGTTTTTGATGTGCATGATCCCAAACGTTCAGCATTTCAGTTTCTTCTTCAATATGAAGACGATTAA
- a CDS encoding type I restriction enzyme endonuclease domain-containing protein — MHFYLAVRSIVFKLTKGDAPDVTQMNAHVRELIAEAVKSDWVEETYLLGDDQADSNDIFDEDYLARIRRIKLPNTKIQLLQSC; from the coding sequence ATTCATTTTTATCTCGCAGTGCGCTCTATCGTGTTCAAGCTCACCAAAGGTGATGCGCCTGACGTAACGCAGATGAACGCTCATGTGCGAGAGCTGATCGCCGAAGCCGTAAAATCAGACTGGGTCGAGGAGACCTACTTGCTGGGCGATGATCAGGCCGATTCGAACGATATTTTTGACGAAGACTATCTGGCTCGAATCCGCAGAATCAAACTGCCGAACACCAAAATACAATTACTGCAAAGCTGTTAG
- a CDS encoding DUF4258 domain-containing protein yields MTSKPTVISEFPLTDHSAKQIIRDLAENHTGRIKFSKHIRERMVERRVTDAQILSVLKSHSSVITESTSQTPAGDWKLNMKGVAAGDVIEVVICIKSCDYDPSLRLITVMIK; encoded by the coding sequence ATGACATCTAAGCCAACTGTTATATCTGAATTTCCCTTAACTGATCACTCAGCAAAACAGATCATCAGGGATTTAGCAGAGAATCACACGGGTAGAATTAAATTTTCAAAGCATATTCGAGAACGAATGGTTGAGCGGCGAGTGACGGATGCTCAGATCCTGTCTGTTTTGAAAAGTCATAGCAGCGTTATAACAGAAAGTACCAGCCAGACACCGGCTGGTGATTGGAAGTTAAATATGAAAGGCGTTGCTGCAGGTGATGTGATTGAGGTTGTGATTTGCATTAAATCGTGTGATTACGACCCATCATTGAGACTGATAACGGTCATGATTAAATAA
- the gatY gene encoding tagatose-bisphosphate aldolase subunit GatY, with translation MPLMNSKYLLERARKEGFAVPAFNIHNLETLQVVLDTAKEMQSPVIIAGTPGTYKHTGVNELVSMMESACASRNMRAILHLDHHQDYQDIVAKLNAGIRSVMYDGSHFSFEDNVANTLKVAQLCHEVGASLEAELGMLGGQEDDLIIDENSACLTDPAAAVEFVQRTGIDSLAVAIGTAHGMYKSTPKLAYPILEKIAAKVSIPLVLHGASGIPDADIRKCISMGIAKVNVATELKIGFAGALKHYFESNPEGNDPRDYMAVAKQAMKEIVISKINVCGSAGKSLW, from the coding sequence ATGCCATTAATGAATAGTAAATATCTGCTCGAACGCGCACGGAAAGAAGGTTTCGCGGTGCCAGCTTTCAATATTCATAACCTTGAAACGTTACAAGTGGTGCTGGATACCGCCAAAGAGATGCAATCACCGGTCATCATTGCCGGCACACCGGGCACCTATAAACACACGGGTGTCAATGAACTGGTCAGCATGATGGAATCTGCCTGTGCCAGCCGCAACATGCGCGCCATTCTTCATCTGGATCATCATCAGGATTATCAGGATATTGTCGCTAAACTCAATGCCGGAATCCGTTCGGTGATGTACGACGGTTCGCATTTTTCCTTTGAAGACAATGTCGCGAATACCTTGAAAGTAGCGCAGCTTTGTCACGAGGTCGGCGCCAGTCTGGAAGCTGAGTTGGGTATGTTAGGTGGGCAGGAAGATGATCTAATTATTGATGAGAATTCTGCATGTCTGACCGACCCTGCTGCTGCGGTTGAGTTTGTGCAGCGTACCGGCATTGATTCGCTGGCGGTTGCCATCGGTACAGCGCATGGCATGTATAAATCGACACCGAAATTAGCCTATCCGATCCTCGAAAAAATCGCGGCTAAGGTTTCCATTCCACTGGTTTTGCACGGTGCTTCCGGTATTCCTGATGCGGATATCAGAAAATGTATTTCCATGGGCATTGCGAAAGTGAATGTGGCTACTGAGCTGAAAATCGGCTTTGCTGGTGCGTTAAAACATTACTTTGAAAGTAATCCTGAAGGAAACGATCCTCGCGATTATATGGCGGTGGCCAAACAAGCGATGAAGGAAATCGTGATCAGCAAAATTAATGTCTGTGGTAGTGCGGGTAAAAGTCTCTGGTAG
- a CDS encoding alcohol dehydrogenase catalytic domain-containing protein — MKAVLVNADRTLTVGEIEKPSLDKINNILVKVNYSGLCGSDIPRVFDKGAHFYPIVLGHEFSGVIEAVDNNVTKFKAGDKVCCVPLKPCFDCPECNKGLYSLCKNYNFIGSRRQGGNAEYVAMPEATVYKLPDYVNLKQGAFFEPITVSLHAMLLCGGCQDKNIIILGVGTIGLLALQAAKAMGAKKVIAIDLNDERLTLAKELGADIVINSGKNTPEDIYNLLAEDRFDQLILETAGVPQTVKLALKIAGPRAQISLIGTLHKDLELTHAEFGQILRKELEIKGSWMNYSGPYPGKEWDLAAEFFGNGQIEIEPLIQHCGNINSYSDEVVSLNGKPMNGKILLSFEEK, encoded by the coding sequence ATGAAAGCTGTTTTAGTGAATGCCGACAGAACCTTAACTGTTGGCGAAATAGAAAAGCCATCGTTAGATAAAATTAATAATATTTTAGTGAAGGTAAATTATTCTGGTCTTTGCGGTTCCGATATTCCTCGTGTGTTTGATAAAGGTGCTCATTTCTATCCGATCGTGTTAGGTCATGAATTCAGTGGTGTTATCGAAGCCGTTGATAATAACGTTACTAAATTTAAAGCGGGTGATAAAGTTTGTTGTGTACCATTAAAACCGTGCTTTGATTGCCCAGAATGTAATAAAGGACTTTATTCTCTTTGTAAAAATTATAATTTTATTGGTTCTCGTCGTCAGGGCGGTAATGCCGAATATGTCGCCATGCCGGAAGCAACTGTTTATAAATTGCCAGATTACGTCAATTTAAAACAAGGTGCTTTTTTCGAGCCAATCACGGTGAGTTTGCACGCAATGTTGTTGTGTGGTGGATGTCAGGATAAAAATATTATTATCTTGGGTGTTGGCACCATCGGTTTATTAGCATTACAAGCAGCGAAAGCCATGGGAGCTAAAAAAGTAATTGCTATTGATTTAAATGATGAACGACTGACGCTAGCGAAAGAGCTGGGTGCTGATATTGTTATTAATTCTGGTAAAAACACACCAGAAGATATTTATAATTTGTTAGCAGAAGATCGATTTGACCAACTTATTTTAGAAACCGCCGGTGTGCCACAAACTGTTAAGTTGGCACTGAAAATTGCTGGCCCGCGTGCGCAAATATCCTTGATTGGCACATTACATAAAGATCTTGAATTAACACATGCTGAATTTGGCCAGATCCTGCGTAAAGAATTAGAAATAAAAGGCAGCTGGATGAATTATTCCGGACCTTATCCAGGAAAAGAGTGGGATCTCGCTGCAGAGTTTTTTGGTAACGGCCAAATTGAAATTGAACCACTCATTCAACATTGTGGAAATATTAACTCTTATTCTGATGAAGTTGTTTCACTGAATGGGAAACCGATGAATGGGAAAATTTTGCTGAGCTTCGAGGAGAAATAA
- the gatB gene encoding PTS galactitol transporter subunit IIB: protein MKRKVIVACGGAVATSTMAAEEIKDLCKEHGIELEIIQCRVNEIETYLDGVNLVCTTAKVDRTFGDIPLVHGMPFVSGVGIDALKQKILTILE from the coding sequence ATGAAGCGTAAAGTGATCGTTGCTTGTGGTGGTGCTGTTGCAACATCAACAATGGCGGCAGAGGAAATTAAGGACTTATGTAAAGAACATGGTATTGAATTAGAAATAATTCAGTGTCGGGTGAATGAAATAGAAACGTATCTGGATGGTGTGAATTTAGTTTGCACAACGGCAAAAGTAGATCGCACCTTTGGTGATATTCCATTGGTACATGGCATGCCATTCGTATCAGGTGTTGGGATCGATGCGTTGAAACAAAAAATTCTGACTATTTTGGAGTGA